A region of the Cannabis sativa cultivar Pink pepper isolate KNU-18-1 chromosome 3, ASM2916894v1, whole genome shotgun sequence genome:
AATTTTCACTCAAGTAATTATGGTCTGATTCATCTACAGATTACAAAAATTGATAGCTATTTATAGATTTGCATTGTTGTCTAATATAGCTCCAAAAATATCGTGCCACATTTACATCACCTTAAATGTTTCAACTCACCACCAACAACAATAATCTACGTCAGCTTTGATAACGTGCTTTCAGTATAGACAATCCAGAAGCTTTGATATGGACAAGCTATCTAGATATATACAAGCGCTCCTCCCGTATGAACATCCTTAACTGTCAGTATGCTATTTGGAAGAAACTATTTTACAGAAGACAAGCTTTACGGAAGAATCATTTAGATTAGCCACAACTTTACTAACAAAACTTTTGGATGAGTACCAAGCTTTCCATATTTTCTTGTTGGAGTAAAGTTACATAGCTTCTCGAAAGATAAAACTTGTAACCCTAATCAACAAGAACTAAAAGTAAAATGctcaacaaataaaaacatgttTTTTTTACTTTCTTTAAATATGGGCACTAGTTCCCTTCAAAAAAATGTTATCCAAAACATGTTACCccatttattcaaaaatatgGGTACTACTGTGGATATGGCTTTTATTCCAAACCCTATTACATATATCAACCCGGGGccataaaaaaatgtaaaattaatttattcacTTTCAGCAAGCACAATGTAAATTTGATAATATATTACCATTTACATACATAAACGGGGCCATACAAAAAGACGTGccctaatttttataattttatatatacttgttttcttttgtttttttttttctgtttttgtatttttgttttttttttttttttttgaaacgttttgttaaatataattataagaaGGTACTTGTTGTCccaatattttttggttaaaattggcaatatgtttttgtttattccatcttttattttttataagtggggcaaaatacaataatattaaCATGTAATTATTGGCCCAATATTTAGGCTTTAAGTTAAATTTGTAAATAATAAAACATGCAGTACGGACAAGCGAATAAAAGCACGTGGGTGAATAAATACAATCCATTAAATTATCTAACTTGACTCTAACTTAGTTATGAGCAGGAACAAAAGATGCCTCTAGTATATatgctatataattaattatttataatttattattatcagTAGAAGTATTATAAGTATAAGTATTTTTTTCTGCCTTTTTCCACACGGGTTCTACATggtctttattttatttcaattcaaacatttttattgataattttttatatatcttttcATTATAGCCAGGTGAtaaagctgaaaaaaaaaatctcacactgactcaaacagtacagtactgttaataatttcaagaaaataacaaaaaagaaagtaataattatttatttatttatttattttttaattcaatatGCCCTCTTGTCCCTCTCATCACACTCACTCACTCACCctcctttttttattatttattatcatgatcttctctttctccttctcaCTACTTTTTCTCAATATCCATGTTTATAGTACTATCATCTATGGCGGAATTTGAAATTCTCTTCTTCCCATTCTTTTCATCAttattctctctatttttcagTACAACTTTATCTCTTCTTGTTTCGTTATTATTACTAGTCACGACCATAATAACAATATTCCAATTAATAGTGAGGCCAAAACTATGGTGTAATTGCAAAATATGCCAGAGTTATTTAACGTCGAGTTGGTCAAACCAATTCGTCAATCTCTGCGATTGGTACACACATCTCCTCACAAAATCTCAAACCAAAACAATCCACATACACGTACTGGGCAACACCATAACGGCTAACCCGGAAAACGTGGAGTACATGTTGAAGACCCGTTTTGAAAATTTCCCAAAAGGGAAGCCCTTCTCTGCAATATTAGGAGATTTTCTAGGTCAAGGCATATTCAACGTCGACGGAGAGCTTTGGAGGTTCCAAAGAAAGATGTCAAGTCTCCAACTCCATAGATATTCCATTAAATCTTTCGCTTTTGAGATTATCAATAGCGAGATTCAAACTCGTCTCGTCCCGATTCTTGTTTCGTCCGTACAGACCTCGGAATTTTTGGACTTACAAGAAGTGTTTCGCCGATTCTCCTTTGACACCATATGTCGATTCTCGTTCGGGCTCGATCCGATTCGTCTGGAAGCGATTTCTTCTGTTCCCATGTCAGAATTCGCCTTCTCATTTGACTTGGCTTCGAGATTGTCAGCCGAGCGAGCCATGAGGTCTTCGCCTTTGGTTTGGAAAGTAAAGAGACTTTTCAATTTGGGTTCTGAAAAGAGACTGAAGGAAGCTGTTAAGGTGATTGATTCACTAGCTAGAGAAGTTATTAAGGAGAAGAGAGAATTGGGGTTATCGATGAATCATCAACACAAAGATCTCTTGTCACGTTTCATGCGTACTGTAAAAAACGAAGACGAAACGTTTCTTAGAGATATCATAGTGAGTTTTCTCTTAGCTGGGAGAGACACTGTTGCATCGGCTTTAACAAGCTTCTTCTGGCTCATGGCCAAAAACCCGGACGCCCGTCTAAAAATCCAAGTCGAAGCGGATCGGATAATCGGATCGGGTCAACCCGTTAAGAGATTTGAACAAATGCAAGAGCTTCATTATCTAGAGGCGGCGATATACGAGAGCATGAGGCTTTATCCTCCGATACAGTTTGACTCAAAGTTTTGTGTGGACGATGATGTTTTACCCGATGGGACTTTTGTGAAGAGAGGGACTAGGGTTACGTACCACCCTTACGCCATGGGAAGAAATGAAGAAATTTGGGGAACTGATTGTTTGGAGTTCAAACCAGAGAGGTGGTTAAACGATGGCGTTTTCTGTTCTCAAAACCCTTATAAGTACCCAGTGTTTCAAGCTGGACACAGGGTGTGTTTGGGGAAAGATATGGCCATGGTGGAGCTTAAAAGCGTGGCACTCTCTCTTCTCCGCCGCTTCGAAATCGAGCTAGCGCCGCCACAATACCGGATGCCACGGTTTTCTCCCGGCCTTACTGCCACCTTCAGCGGTGGCCTTCCGGTGTTGGTGAAAGAGATGAAAACTACTGTGCCAATATCATCATGAGGGTATTCATACGTATACAATATACCATTATTCATACATATTATTCggtcactatttttttttagtttttacttTTCTTGTGCATATATTATTTTGAGAAATGCTAATTACAACCTTCTATTACAATGTCTTAGTAAATCTCTACGTCCGAAATCACAtgccgaaatattttttttaatttttttcatagcggtattcgttatagttacagtatcatccctgtcaatttttgaaaaattctgaatagt
Encoded here:
- the LOC115711675 gene encoding cytochrome P450 94C1-like — protein: MFIVLSSMAEFEILFFPFFSSLFSLFFSTTLSLLVSLLLLVTTIITIFQLIVRPKLWCNCKICQSYLTSSWSNQFVNLCDWYTHLLTKSQTKTIHIHVLGNTITANPENVEYMLKTRFENFPKGKPFSAILGDFLGQGIFNVDGELWRFQRKMSSLQLHRYSIKSFAFEIINSEIQTRLVPILVSSVQTSEFLDLQEVFRRFSFDTICRFSFGLDPIRLEAISSVPMSEFAFSFDLASRLSAERAMRSSPLVWKVKRLFNLGSEKRLKEAVKVIDSLAREVIKEKRELGLSMNHQHKDLLSRFMRTVKNEDETFLRDIIVSFLLAGRDTVASALTSFFWLMAKNPDARLKIQVEADRIIGSGQPVKRFEQMQELHYLEAAIYESMRLYPPIQFDSKFCVDDDVLPDGTFVKRGTRVTYHPYAMGRNEEIWGTDCLEFKPERWLNDGVFCSQNPYKYPVFQAGHRVCLGKDMAMVELKSVALSLLRRFEIELAPPQYRMPRFSPGLTATFSGGLPVLVKEMKTTVPISS